Proteins from one Zavarzinia compransoris genomic window:
- a CDS encoding MerR family transcriptional regulator: MRNPLEIKDLSIGDLARRTETKVQTIRYYEEIGLLPAPARTEGKQRVYGLSTLRRLAFIRHARDLGFPVEAIRDLLRLSDHPEQPCGDADAIARRHLAEVEDRIKRLRTLQKELKRMIDQHRCDGGSIADCRVIEVLSDHALCGHGH; the protein is encoded by the coding sequence ATGAGAAACCCGCTGGAAATCAAAGACTTGTCCATCGGCGATCTGGCCAGGCGAACGGAAACCAAGGTCCAGACCATCCGCTATTACGAAGAGATCGGCCTGTTGCCCGCGCCGGCCCGCACCGAGGGCAAGCAACGGGTCTATGGCTTGTCCACCCTGCGGCGCCTCGCCTTCATCCGCCATGCCCGCGACCTCGGCTTCCCGGTCGAGGCGATCCGCGATCTCCTGCGCCTGTCGGACCACCCGGAGCAGCCCTGCGGCGATGCCGATGCCATCGCCCGCCGCCATCTGGCCGAGGTGGAGGACCGGATCAAGCGCCTGCGCACCCTGCAGAAAGAGTTGAAGCGCATGATCGACCAGCACCGGTGCGACGGCGGCTCGATCGCCGATTGCCGGGTGATCGAGGTCCTGTCCGACCATGCCCTGTGCGGGCACGGCCATTGA